The following proteins are encoded in a genomic region of Oceanisphaera profunda:
- a CDS encoding mechanosensitive ion channel family protein, with amino-acid sequence MDQIDMNVGLIFSKLDGWLDGFFKLLPNILVALVVMVLFWFLGLGLGKLVSRVANKRGRNNLGNVGGSLIRWAIAVIGIMLAVTIVAPSITPGDLFAGLGVSSVAIGFAFKDILQNMLAGILILLRQPFEVGDQIVSGGHEGTVEKIETRATMITTYDGRRVVIPNSVIYTASVVVNTAFETRRSEYDIGIGCNDDWDVARGIMEKACASVEGVSSESPPETIPISLGDFANVVRLRWWTKSDRASQIHTFGAVLQAVYIALDEEGIDMPYPTQVHLFHDQTEEVDGDRARQREGWPAGRGEVPKPLRAVKEDKQSNT; translated from the coding sequence ATGGATCAAATAGATATGAATGTTGGCCTGATATTCAGCAAATTAGATGGGTGGCTGGACGGTTTTTTCAAATTATTACCGAATATCCTAGTGGCACTGGTCGTGATGGTTTTGTTCTGGTTCTTAGGGCTGGGCCTCGGAAAGCTGGTAAGTCGAGTTGCGAACAAACGAGGGCGCAATAATTTAGGCAACGTGGGTGGGTCACTTATTCGGTGGGCGATTGCCGTAATCGGTATCATGCTGGCCGTCACCATCGTCGCCCCATCAATAACACCGGGTGATCTGTTTGCCGGTCTTGGGGTTAGCTCTGTTGCAATCGGTTTTGCGTTTAAAGATATATTGCAAAACATGCTGGCCGGTATTCTTATTCTTTTACGCCAACCGTTTGAGGTTGGCGATCAGATTGTATCGGGCGGGCATGAGGGTACGGTTGAGAAGATTGAAACCCGCGCCACCATGATCACCACCTATGACGGACGTCGCGTCGTCATTCCAAACTCAGTTATTTATACCGCCAGCGTGGTTGTTAATACTGCGTTTGAGACGCGCCGCTCGGAATATGACATCGGCATTGGTTGTAACGACGATTGGGACGTAGCGCGAGGAATTATGGAAAAAGCCTGCGCTTCCGTTGAGGGCGTGAGCAGTGAATCTCCACCAGAAACGATTCCCATCTCGCTTGGCGACTTCGCCAATGTAGTGCGGCTGCGTTGGTGGACAAAGTCGGACCGAGCGTCACAGATCCACACGTTTGGTGCGGTATTGCAGGCCGTCTACATTGCCTTAGATGAAGAAGGTATCGACATGCCTTATCCGACACAGGTTCATCTGTTCCATGATCAGACCGAGGAAGTTGATGGCGACCGCGCACGCCAGCGCGAAGGCTGGCCTGCTGGCCGTGGCGAAGTGCCAAAACCGCTGCGTGCTGTTAAAGAAGACAAACAGTCCAACACATAA
- a CDS encoding DUF502 domain-containing protein, with amino-acid sequence MQRLVRYFFQGLLILLPFVLTVYLVYLIFTVLNETLFSAIGSLLRILVPSLAAGWIADLAGGLLTLSVIIITGMFASFYFGQFFLSLFDKALNRVPLVRLLYNSLTDLFNALIGDNKRLNQPVAVSLMNGELQLLGFITRDDMAEFGLPGKVAVYLPQSYNFAGNLILVDKDKIQLLDAPASKVTTFIVSGGITGKN; translated from the coding sequence ATGCAACGACTGGTGCGTTACTTTTTTCAAGGGTTATTGATTTTACTGCCGTTTGTATTAACGGTATATCTGGTTTATCTCATTTTCACCGTACTTAACGAGACACTTTTTTCCGCCATCGGCTCTTTGCTGCGCATCTTAGTGCCAAGCTTAGCCGCAGGTTGGATTGCCGATTTAGCCGGCGGCTTGCTCACCTTAAGTGTGATCATTATCACCGGTATGTTTGCTTCGTTTTACTTTGGCCAGTTTTTTCTGTCCTTGTTCGACAAAGCCCTAAACCGGGTGCCGTTAGTGAGGTTGCTGTATAACTCGCTAACGGATTTATTTAATGCATTGATCGGCGATAACAAACGCTTAAATCAGCCGGTAGCGGTTAGTCTGATGAATGGCGAGCTGCAACTGCTGGGCTTTATTACTCGTGACGACATGGCGGAATTTGGCCTGCCCGGCAAGGTAGCCGTGTATTTACCTCAGTCTTATAACTTTGCTGGTAACTTGATTTTGGTCGATAAAGACAAAATACAGCTGCTAGACGCCCCTGCCAGTAAAGTGACCACCTTTATCGTTAGCGGCGGGATCACGGGGAAAAACTAA
- a CDS encoding MlaA family lipoprotein, with product MWQKILIISSLLLAGCAAQDSNGETQPLVTKDAFNDYKPIDGATSTADDARDPFEPVNRLSWVINYDVLDPYLVRPAAHAYAGYVAVPIRESVQNAVLNLEEPASFVNHLITGDVQGAGTNLVRFGINSTVGVLGFFDVAEKMTLSRRSKDFSQVLGQMGVGNGPFLMVPLYGPTTLRELSGDFVDGLYFPYDLMTFGMRAGKFVLNGLYERSELIDREPIIDNALDPYGLTKDLYLQYQDAKIGKETVTDLDEGLADFMDEIDG from the coding sequence ATGTGGCAAAAAATTCTAATCATCTCCAGTCTGCTGCTGGCAGGGTGTGCGGCTCAAGACTCAAACGGGGAAACGCAGCCGTTAGTCACCAAAGATGCTTTTAATGACTACAAGCCGATAGATGGTGCGACCTCCACGGCCGATGACGCTCGTGACCCCTTCGAGCCTGTTAACCGCTTGTCTTGGGTGATTAACTACGATGTGTTGGACCCCTATTTAGTGCGCCCAGCAGCCCATGCTTATGCGGGTTATGTAGCGGTGCCGATACGGGAAAGCGTGCAAAATGCGGTGCTTAATCTTGAAGAGCCCGCCAGCTTTGTAAACCACCTGATCACCGGTGATGTACAAGGGGCGGGCACAAATCTGGTGCGCTTTGGCATTAACAGCACTGTGGGTGTGTTGGGCTTTTTTGATGTAGCAGAAAAAATGACCTTGTCGCGTCGCAGCAAAGACTTTAGCCAAGTATTGGGGCAAATGGGCGTGGGCAATGGGCCATTTTTAATGGTCCCCCTCTACGGGCCCACCACCTTGCGTGAGTTATCGGGCGATTTCGTTGATGGTTTATATTTCCCCTACGACTTGATGACCTTTGGCATGCGCGCCGGAAAATTTGTTCTCAATGGCTTGTATGAGCGCAGTGAGCTGATTGACCGTGAGCCTATTATTGATAATGCCCTCGACCCGTACGGCTTAACCAAAGATCTGTATTTACAGTATCAAGATGCCAAAATCGGCAAAGAGACCGTCACCGACTTGGATGAAGGCCTAGCAGACTTTATGGATGAGATAGACGGCTAA
- a CDS encoding 3-deoxy-7-phosphoheptulonate synthase — translation MQKDTLNNINIRSEKIMITPAELKAKLPVSEKALNFIGGARQTLSNIIQRKDHRLLVVCGPCSIHDIDAAKEYATRLKKLHDEYSDSLYIVMRVYFEKPRTTVGWKGFINDPHLDGSFDIEHGLHQARELLCWLAELELPLATEALDPISPQYLAELFSWSAIGARTTESQTHREMASGLSMPVGFKNGTDGNLGTAINALKAAAESHAFMGINQQGQVALLVTQGNPDGHVILRGGKQPNYDSVNINLAEKAMTSAGLIPNLVVDCSHGNSNKDYSLQPLVTENVVGQIEEGNKSILGIMLESHLFEGNQSSEQPRGDMDYGVSITDACIDWDTTADLLARCHQLLAEPLKARLG, via the coding sequence ATGCAGAAAGACACACTGAATAATATTAATATTCGCTCCGAGAAGATTATGATCACGCCAGCAGAGTTGAAAGCCAAGTTACCGGTTTCAGAAAAAGCGCTCAACTTCATCGGTGGTGCCCGTCAAACTCTGTCTAATATTATTCAGCGCAAAGATCACCGCTTGTTAGTGGTGTGTGGCCCTTGCTCCATTCATGACATAGACGCCGCCAAAGAGTACGCAACCCGCCTCAAAAAACTGCATGATGAATATAGTGATAGCTTATATATAGTGATGCGCGTCTATTTTGAAAAGCCGCGCACTACCGTGGGTTGGAAAGGCTTTATTAACGATCCGCACCTAGATGGCAGCTTCGATATTGAGCACGGCCTGCACCAAGCCCGCGAGTTATTATGCTGGTTAGCCGAGCTAGAGCTGCCACTAGCTACTGAAGCTTTAGACCCGATTAGCCCGCAATACTTGGCTGAATTATTCTCGTGGTCAGCCATAGGGGCGCGCACCACTGAGTCGCAAACCCACCGCGAAATGGCCTCGGGCTTATCCATGCCAGTGGGCTTTAAAAATGGCACCGACGGCAACTTGGGCACCGCCATTAATGCGTTAAAAGCGGCGGCAGAGTCCCATGCCTTTATGGGTATCAACCAGCAGGGACAAGTGGCGCTATTAGTGACTCAGGGTAACCCAGACGGCCATGTGATTTTGCGCGGCGGCAAGCAGCCTAACTACGATTCTGTGAATATCAACTTGGCAGAAAAGGCCATGACCAGCGCCGGTCTTATCCCGAACTTGGTAGTAGATTGCAGCCACGGTAACTCCAATAAAGATTACAGCTTACAGCCATTAGTTACCGAGAACGTGGTGGGCCAAATTGAGGAAGGTAACAAGTCAATTTTGGGTATTATGCTGGAGTCGCATTTGTTTGAAGGTAACCAGTCTAGCGAGCAGCCTCGTGGTGATATGGACTACGGCGTGTCCATTACCGATGCCTGTATTGATTGGGATACCACAGCGGACTTATTAGCGCGTTGTCATCAGCTATTGGCCGAGCCCCTTAAAGCTCGACTCGGCTAA
- the ccmI gene encoding c-type cytochrome biogenesis protein CcmI, which translates to MILFWIGSALLTLILALVIILPLTRGRAESSHSRNQLNTELYKQRLQELEDDREQGLLEEGELATQELQKSLLDDVVVEQPQHYKRGMYLWLPAVLIVVLVGYLGYFQFGAYDRVSEWQHNSGRLSELTQKVLLEPDGDVTEQDMMDLIQALRTKLYTDGDDFRGWLLLGRLTLEMRDGETARDAFEKAMTLTDDPEQVMVPYAEALAISGEELRAESMIKQALAKDPNNLEAWSVFAFMAMQQNNLTAAIARWEQILKRMAPDNPRYAMIERSVDYAKERLAEDDQAPITGPRYQVEVNTSTNTPYHPAAVLFVYAMDAAGDDVPLVAQRIENPSFPLTLTLSNKDAMRPDVNMNGRDNVIIKARLAPSGNVTDKTGAWEGRSGVLSTAKDRELMVVIDTEL; encoded by the coding sequence ATGATATTATTTTGGATTGGCAGCGCCTTGCTGACGCTGATTTTGGCGCTGGTTATTATCTTGCCGCTCACCCGTGGGCGCGCTGAGTCTAGCCACAGCCGTAATCAGCTGAATACCGAGCTTTATAAGCAGCGCTTACAAGAGTTAGAAGACGATCGCGAGCAAGGCTTGCTGGAAGAGGGTGAATTAGCCACTCAAGAGTTACAAAAAAGCCTGCTGGACGATGTGGTCGTCGAACAGCCTCAGCACTATAAGCGCGGCATGTATTTGTGGTTGCCGGCGGTGCTGATAGTAGTATTGGTGGGGTATTTGGGTTATTTCCAGTTTGGTGCCTATGACCGAGTATCAGAATGGCAGCACAACAGTGGCCGTTTAAGTGAACTGACGCAGAAAGTGTTGCTTGAGCCAGATGGCGATGTGACCGAACAAGATATGATGGACTTGATCCAAGCGCTGCGCACTAAGTTGTATACCGATGGCGATGACTTTCGGGGTTGGTTGCTGCTGGGTCGCTTAACGCTGGAAATGCGCGACGGTGAAACCGCCCGTGATGCCTTCGAGAAAGCCATGACTTTAACTGACGATCCAGAGCAAGTGATGGTGCCTTATGCAGAAGCCTTAGCCATTAGCGGTGAAGAACTGCGCGCCGAGAGCATGATCAAGCAAGCATTGGCTAAAGATCCGAATAACCTGGAAGCATGGTCGGTGTTTGCTTTTATGGCCATGCAGCAAAATAATTTAACTGCCGCCATCGCCCGCTGGGAGCAAATTTTAAAGCGCATGGCACCGGATAATCCGCGTTACGCCATGATTGAACGCTCGGTCGACTATGCCAAAGAACGTTTAGCAGAAGATGATCAGGCGCCCATTACCGGGCCTCGTTACCAAGTGGAAGTGAATACCAGCACTAACACGCCGTATCATCCGGCTGCGGTATTATTTGTGTACGCCATGGATGCAGCGGGTGATGATGTGCCATTAGTGGCCCAGCGCATTGAGAACCCGTCGTTCCCGCTCACGCTGACTTTGTCTAACAAGGACGCCATGCGCCCAGATGTTAATATGAACGGTCGTGATAACGTGATCATCAAGGCACGTTTAGCACCAAGCGGTAACGTGACCGATAAAACCGGCGCTTGGGAAGGGCGCAGTGGCGTACTGAGCACGGCGAAAGACCGAGAGTTGATGGTGGTGATTGACACCGAACTCTAA
- the tyrA gene encoding bifunctional chorismate mutase/prephenate dehydrogenase, with translation MVDELDVLRDQIDEVDQELVALFARRLKLVAGVGEVKSRQGVPIYAPDREASMLAKRRAEAVAQGVPPDLIEDVLRRFMRESYASEKDTGFKCMNPSLGKVVVVGGAGQLGSLFAHLLSLSGYQVCILEKNDWADAESLVADAGLVVVAVPIDQTVAIIGQLPPLPEHCLLVDLTSIKAEPIAAMLAAHSGPVLGLHPMFGPDISSLAKQVIIYSEGRGAGQYEWLLAQMRIWGTRLQPVDAAEHDKAMSLVQALRHFTSFAYGAHLCAEQADLAQLLRLSSPIYRLELAMVGRLFAQDPHLYADIILSSPENLDMIRRYHRHFGELLSQLEAGKREAFVEQFSTVSEFFGDYADTFLKESRNLLAQANDSRHHGDE, from the coding sequence ATGGTAGATGAGTTAGACGTCCTTCGGGACCAAATAGATGAAGTGGACCAAGAGCTGGTGGCACTGTTTGCGCGTCGCCTAAAATTAGTGGCGGGCGTGGGTGAGGTGAAAAGCCGTCAAGGGGTGCCAATTTATGCGCCAGACCGCGAAGCCAGCATGTTGGCGAAACGCCGTGCCGAAGCCGTCGCTCAAGGCGTACCCCCAGATTTAATTGAAGACGTGTTACGCCGTTTTATGCGCGAGTCTTATGCCAGTGAAAAAGACACCGGCTTTAAATGCATGAACCCCTCCCTTGGCAAAGTGGTGGTGGTGGGTGGTGCGGGCCAACTGGGCAGTTTATTTGCGCATCTGTTGTCTTTGTCTGGTTATCAGGTGTGTATTTTAGAGAAAAACGATTGGGCTGATGCCGAGTCACTGGTGGCGGATGCGGGTTTGGTGGTGGTGGCCGTGCCTATCGACCAAACCGTCGCCATTATTGGCCAATTGCCACCCTTGCCAGAGCATTGCTTACTGGTTGACTTAACCAGCATTAAGGCCGAGCCCATTGCTGCTATGCTGGCGGCGCACTCAGGCCCTGTATTGGGTTTACACCCTATGTTTGGCCCAGATATATCCAGTCTTGCGAAGCAGGTGATCATTTACAGCGAAGGCCGCGGCGCCGGCCAGTACGAATGGCTATTGGCGCAAATGCGCATTTGGGGCACCCGCTTACAGCCAGTAGACGCCGCCGAGCACGACAAGGCCATGAGCCTAGTGCAAGCACTGCGCCACTTCACCAGCTTTGCTTACGGCGCGCACTTGTGTGCCGAGCAGGCGGATTTAGCGCAACTGTTGCGCTTAAGTTCACCTATTTATCGCTTAGAATTGGCCATGGTCGGGCGCTTATTTGCGCAAGATCCGCACTTGTACGCGGATATTATTTTATCCTCGCCCGAGAATCTGGATATGATCCGCCGTTATCACCGCCATTTTGGTGAGCTGTTAAGCCAGTTAGAAGCCGGTAAGCGTGAGGCCTTCGTTGAGCAGTTCAGCACTGTAAGTGAGTTTTTCGGTGATTATGCGGACACTTTCCTTAAAGAAAGCCGCAACCTGCTCGCCCAAGCAAACGACAGCCGCCATCATGGTGATGAATAA